Proteins encoded by one window of Thermoflexus sp.:
- a CDS encoding DICT sensory domain-containing protein yields the protein MNIQAFDVLEAFYRRAMSARIPQGEDLLYRVRPEDLGHLSFRYTFSVEAMTRISHILEELAADQRGEAELHVSFQRLSRLLPQRRRYRHLAGSLKGLWIYGAHDVPDPDAFRFHERTILIDTGGTPLEAYWFVIAHGPGIGMCLMALEVPSLIRPGRYYEGFYTFERAVALEAIEILHRIFPEQVPAPTAVEGG from the coding sequence ATGAACATCCAGGCCTTCGATGTGCTGGAAGCGTTCTACCGACGAGCGATGAGCGCCCGCATCCCGCAGGGCGAGGATCTGCTGTATCGGGTCCGACCGGAGGACCTGGGCCATCTCTCGTTTCGATATACGTTCTCCGTGGAGGCGATGACCCGTATCAGCCACATCCTGGAGGAGCTCGCAGCGGACCAGCGGGGCGAGGCGGAGCTTCACGTCTCCTTCCAGCGCCTCTCCCGGCTGCTTCCCCAGAGGCGTCGTTACCGCCACCTGGCTGGATCTCTGAAAGGGCTCTGGATCTACGGAGCCCACGACGTGCCGGATCCAGACGCCTTTCGCTTTCACGAACGCACGATCCTCATCGATACGGGAGGGACACCGCTGGAGGCTTACTGGTTCGTGATCGCCCATGGCCCGGGAATTGGGATGTGCCTGATGGCCCTGGAAGTCCCATCCCTTATCCGTCCGGGCCGTTACTACGAAGGCTTTTATACCTTTGAACGAGCGGTGGCCCTCGAGGCGATCGAGATCCTGCATCGAATCTTCCCGGAACAGGTGCCGGCACCGACCGCCGTGGAGGGAGGATGA
- a CDS encoding SRPBCC family protein, with amino-acid sequence MKFHHSFDVQAPQEAVIRFHQDPMALERLTPPLLGLRWELREPLAPGSRVRFSFGLGPLRIRWTARHEEVSPEGFVDEQEEGPFARWRHRHRFEAIGPDRTRIVDAIEADLPASPLRRVVAWAIWLGLPLLFAYRAWQTRRALEGNAPCGR; translated from the coding sequence ATGAAGTTTCACCATTCGTTCGATGTTCAGGCCCCCCAGGAGGCGGTGATCCGTTTCCATCAGGACCCTATGGCCCTGGAGCGGCTCACCCCTCCTCTCCTCGGTCTGCGGTGGGAACTGCGGGAGCCGCTGGCGCCCGGCTCTCGCGTCCGGTTCTCCTTCGGGCTGGGGCCGCTGCGGATCCGCTGGACAGCGCGCCATGAAGAGGTCTCGCCAGAGGGGTTTGTGGATGAACAGGAGGAGGGCCCATTCGCCCGATGGCGTCATCGCCATCGCTTTGAGGCGATTGGGCCTGATCGAACCCGCATCGTCGATGCGATTGAAGCCGATCTGCCCGCCTCCCCCCTGCGCCGGGTTGTGGCGTGGGCGATCTGGCTGGGGCTGCCGCTGCTCTTTGCCTACCGGGCTTGGCAAACCCGACGCGCGCTGGAAGGAAATGCCCCATGCGGCCGGTGA
- a CDS encoding NAD(P)/FAD-dependent oxidoreductase: MRPVIVVGAGIGGLTAAAILARYGIPVVVMETQAYPGGCASTFDRHGFRFDAGATLAAGFGPDMPLHRLGERLELEWGIHLEPVAMQVHLSDGQTIPRWTDRERWREERLRVLGSAGEPFWAWQERTAKALWALIRERLPWPPQRPRDLLRLLRALRLSAHPADLPGWIRDAFRPAASRLPPGDRRLRELVNGQLWISAQTTVERANALYAAAALDLPHTGVGWLPGGIGAIAARLADAIVRYGGEIRFRHEVIAVRPQADGGFQVETRGYGVWEAEGVILNMPPAGAVRLLREVAPPPWRRAPAAPPDGWGAFVVYAAVAEAAVPSDLPLHHQILQGEPFDEGGAVFLSISPAADPSRAPRGFRALTLSTHTDLRRWWSLFQQDREAYARRKAEMVARVLQAAARVLPRLPEDLAWAEAATPITFQQFTGRPMGWVGGFPQTRLGRSCRSRIRPRLYLVGDSVFPGQSIPAVALGAWRVAEDMREDLAALPRRRWIIHSPFVRPSMEGIR, encoded by the coding sequence ATGCGGCCGGTGATCGTGGTCGGCGCTGGCATCGGCGGGCTGACGGCCGCTGCGATCCTTGCCCGCTATGGGATTCCGGTGGTGGTCATGGAGACCCAGGCCTACCCCGGCGGATGCGCCTCGACATTTGATCGACACGGCTTTCGATTTGACGCCGGAGCCACCCTGGCCGCCGGGTTTGGGCCCGATATGCCCCTTCACCGCCTGGGAGAGCGTCTGGAGCTGGAATGGGGGATCCACCTGGAGCCTGTCGCCATGCAGGTGCATCTATCGGACGGGCAGACCATCCCCCGCTGGACGGATCGAGAGCGCTGGCGGGAAGAACGCCTGCGGGTCCTGGGGTCGGCCGGAGAGCCGTTCTGGGCGTGGCAGGAGCGGACCGCCAAAGCCCTGTGGGCTCTGATTCGAGAGCGACTGCCATGGCCACCTCAGCGCCCTCGAGATCTCTTGCGCTTGCTCCGGGCTCTCCGCCTCTCTGCCCATCCGGCGGACCTACCGGGCTGGATTCGAGATGCCTTCCGACCGGCCGCGAGCCGCCTCCCACCCGGCGATCGGCGGCTCCGGGAACTGGTCAACGGTCAGCTATGGATCAGCGCTCAAACGACGGTGGAACGCGCCAACGCGCTCTACGCGGCGGCGGCCCTGGATCTCCCCCATACCGGGGTGGGCTGGCTTCCAGGAGGCATCGGGGCGATCGCCGCCCGGCTGGCCGACGCCATCGTCCGATACGGAGGGGAGATTCGTTTCCGCCACGAGGTCATCGCCGTCCGCCCCCAAGCGGATGGCGGGTTCCAGGTCGAGACCCGGGGTTATGGCGTCTGGGAGGCAGAGGGGGTGATCCTGAACATGCCGCCAGCTGGGGCTGTTCGCCTGCTCAGGGAAGTTGCACCTCCTCCATGGCGACGGGCGCCGGCCGCTCCGCCGGATGGCTGGGGGGCTTTCGTGGTCTACGCCGCCGTCGCGGAGGCGGCCGTCCCGTCGGATCTCCCGCTGCATCACCAGATCCTGCAGGGAGAGCCTTTCGATGAAGGAGGGGCAGTGTTCCTCTCCATCAGCCCAGCTGCGGATCCTTCACGCGCCCCCCGGGGATTCCGCGCGCTTACCCTGAGCACCCACACGGATCTCCGGCGGTGGTGGTCACTGTTTCAGCAGGATCGAGAAGCCTACGCCCGGCGCAAGGCGGAGATGGTGGCGCGTGTCCTGCAAGCCGCCGCCCGTGTCCTTCCCCGGCTGCCGGAGGATCTGGCATGGGCCGAGGCCGCCACCCCCATCACCTTCCAGCAGTTCACCGGACGCCCGATGGGGTGGGTAGGCGGGTTTCCTCAGACCCGCCTGGGGCGCAGCTGCAGGTCTCGCATCCGCCCCCGTCTGTATCTGGTCGGAGACAGCGTTTTCCCGGGCCAGTCCATCCCGGCCGTGGCCCTCGGGGCGTGGCGGGTGGCAGAGGACATGCGGGAGGACCTGGCCGCCCTGCCCCGCCGGCGCTGGATCATCCACTCCCCATTCGTCAGGCCTTCGATGGAGGGCATCCGATGA